One genomic segment of Chelonia mydas isolate rCheMyd1 chromosome 1, rCheMyd1.pri.v2, whole genome shotgun sequence includes these proteins:
- the LOC102946055 gene encoding olfactory receptor 51E2-like — protein sequence MPSPNNTDFSLSSFILSGTPGLEVARFWLAFPLCSMYLVAIVGNGAVVFIVKTELSLHAPMYFFLCMLAAVDLALSTSTMPRMLSYLWFDWREISFGACLLQMFLIHSLSAVESTVLLAMAWDRYMAICHPLRHATILTNPMTAKIGLVAMARGMLFGLPLPLLILRLSFCGSNVLSHSYCLHQDIMNLACTSTTANVVYGLTAILLVMGLDALLIALSYFMIIKAVLQLSSRKERVKAFSTCVAHLCVVLAFYVPLIGLSVVHRFGKGLTPLVQVVMGDAYLLMPPLLNPIVYGARTKQIRRRILRWILHH from the coding sequence ATGCCCTCTCCCAACAACACTGACTTCAGCCTTTCCTCCTTCATCTTGTCTGGCACACCCGGTCTGGAAGTTGCCCGTTTCTGGCTGGCGTTCCCTCTGTGCTCCATGTACCTTGTGGCCATTGTAGGCAACGGCGCGGTGGTGTTCATTGTAAAGACGGAGCTGAGCCTCCATGcccccatgtatttcttcctctgtATGCTGGCTGCCGTCGACCTGGCGCTATCCACCAGCACCATGCCCAGAATGCTCTCCTACCTGTGGTTTGACTGGAGGGAAATCAGCTTCGGCGCCTGCCTGCTCCAGATGTTCCTCATCCACTCCCTGTCTGCTGTCGAGTCCACCGTCTTGCTGGCCATGGCCTGGGATAGGTACATGGCCATCTGCCACCCTCTGCGGCACGCCACCATCCTCACCAATCCAATGACGGCGAAGATAGGCCTGGTTGCTATGGCTAGGGGCATGCTGTTTGGCCTCCCTTTGCCCTTGCTCATTCTTCGCCTGTCGTTCTGCGGCTCCAACGTCCTGTCGCACTCCTATTGTTTGCACCAGGACATTATGAACCTGGCCTGCACCAGCACCACAGCCAATGTCGTCTATGGCTTGACTGCTATCCTCTTGGTGATGGGACTCGACGCGCTGCTGATTGCCTTGTCCTACTTCATGATCATCAAGGCTGTCTTGCAGCTGTCCTCAAGGAAGGAGCGTGTCAAGGCTTTCAGCACCTGCGTGGCCCACCTCTGTGTGGTCCTGGCTTTCTACGTGCCACTGATTGGACTGTCCGTGGTGCACAGGTTTGGGAAAGGCCTCACTCCACTGGTTCAGGTTGTCATGGGGGACGCCTACCTCCTGATGCCGCCCCTGCTGAATCCTATTGTCTATGGAGCAAGAACCAAACAGATACGCAGACGGATCctgaggtggattctccatcactga